The Planctomycetota bacterium genome has a window encoding:
- a CDS encoding CerR family C-terminal domain-containing protein, with protein MRGDAKSEPVIKQRLLSTASRLFAEHGRDAVSLRRIAADAGVTHGSIRYHFRSKDELYLAAIHQITSVDEMLRPPLEEPPARRPKRNEARSRFRSAVKSMVAFQVRASEDRATAMGLLRAEISRDGGPDPSFYKRVIKPGHEMMKALLREVEPKIEDDETLEILAFNVIFQCVMLRIGQGIVLKLLDKPKLEADDVDRIATLIVDVTLGGLRSART; from the coding sequence ATGCGAGGAGACGCCAAGTCCGAGCCCGTCATCAAGCAGCGGTTGCTGTCGACGGCTTCCCGGCTGTTTGCCGAGCACGGACGCGACGCGGTCTCCCTTCGCCGCATCGCCGCTGACGCGGGCGTCACGCACGGCAGCATTCGGTATCACTTTCGAAGCAAAGACGAGCTCTACCTCGCCGCGATTCATCAGATCACGTCCGTCGACGAGATGCTCAGGCCGCCGCTCGAAGAGCCGCCGGCACGACGACCCAAACGCAACGAAGCCAGAAGCCGGTTCCGCTCGGCCGTCAAGAGCATGGTCGCGTTTCAAGTCCGAGCCAGCGAAGATCGCGCGACGGCGATGGGTCTTCTTCGTGCAGAGATCTCCCGCGATGGCGGCCCTGATCCGTCGTTCTACAAGCGCGTGATCAAGCCGGGTCATGAGATGATGAAGGCGCTGTTGCGCGAGGTGGAGCCGAAGATCGAAGACGATGAAACGCTGGAGATTCTCGCATTCAACGTCATTTTTCAGTGCGTGATGCTCCGGATTGGTCAGGGAATCGTCTTGAAGCTGCTCGACAAACCCAAGCTCGAAGCCGACGACGTCGACCGGATTGCCACGCTCATCGTCGACGTCACGCTCGGCGGACTTCGGTCTGCTCGGACTTGA